A segment of the Symmachiella macrocystis genome:
GATTCCCAACGCCAATCCCGTGGCCCTGGTGATGTTCGGCGGGCTGACGCAGGCGGTCATGCTGCCAATGTTGGCGTTTGCGGCGCTCATTTTCCGCTACCGCATGACCGACAGCCGGCTCTGTCCGGGCCGGCTGTGGGATACGTTATTGATTATTTCCTGCATCGGCTTGACGATCGCAGGCGTGTTTACGGCGTTTCTAAAAATTGCCGGATAAGCTGCCTGGCCGTCCGGGTTTCAGAATACCATCAAATCCATTCTTTCGCGGTCGAGCGTCACGGAATCGGTAAAGGATTGGCCGATGAAATACCGCGGGATGATCCAGCTGTTGTCATCGAGCGGAACGTCAATCGTGACTGTCACAACGGTCGTTTCGGTCGTGACCACACTGGGCGTCACGGTGATTTCGGACACCGAGACGCCGGCAATGTCGAGAATGTTTTGTGCCGACGCGCGGATTTGGTCTGCCGTTGCTCCAGGCACAACACCCGCGCGTGCTCCTTCGTAGCAAGCGGTCGTGATCATGTTCCGAATCATGTTAGCGCGTGAAAACTCTAACTGGGCAAAAAAGAATAAGAATAACAGTGGAACGACCAGTGCAAATTCGACGGTGAGTGCACCGCTGCGATTGCTTTGTTGGGATTTGTTTCGTCTGATTTGTCGCATAAGCTGTGACCCCCAGCTGTTGTTGCCTAAGCTCTTGAGAATTACTCTGTGAATGTCACAGGGATTGTCAAAGCGATTTTCTTGAAGATGGCTTTCAATGATTCGGCGTCCAGCGCGTGGAAATGTTGGCCGCCTCCTGCCGTAGCAATTTGTTGCATCAAGTTGA
Coding sequences within it:
- a CDS encoding TadE/TadG family type IV pilus assembly protein, which encodes MRQIRRNKSQQSNRSGALTVEFALVVPLLFLFFFAQLEFSRANMIRNMITTACYEGARAGVVPGATADQIRASAQNILDIAGVSVSEITVTPSVVTTETTVVTVTIDVPLDDNSWIIPRYFIGQSFTDSVTLDRERMDLMVF